Part of the Halorubrum lacusprofundi ATCC 49239 genome, AACTGCGAATCGAAATCGAGTGTGGTCGTAACCTGATCGTTGCGTTGGAGTGCCTGCGTTCCTTTTTGGGCGTATTCGAGGTAGTTTTTGAAGTCCTGTGCGCCTGTACTGTTCGATCCCGAGAGGTCGATATCACCCGGCTGCATCGAACACACGACCGTGATCTTCTCTTTGGCCCGAGTCACAGCAACGTTGAGACGTCGCTCACCACCACTTTTATTGAGTGGACCGAAGTTCGTCGATATCGTTCCATCTTCGGCAGGACCGTAGCCCACACTGAAGATCATCCGATCACGTTCGTCACCCTGCACCATCTCGAGATTCTTGATGAAGAACTCATCTAAGACGTCGTCTTGGCTCACGAAGGCATCCAAGACAGCGTTTTCTTCGCGTCGCTCTATAAGTGCATCTCGGATCGCTTGTTCCTGTGCACTACTGAAGGCGATGACACCGAGGCTCTTGTCGCTGTTATTCTCTGCGTGGTCTTCGATCAAATCAATCACTCGCTGTGCCTCGATTTCGTTCTGTCTCGACCCACCGCGGTCGTACACACCGTCCTTAACATACTCGAAGTAGACACCGGTCTCCACGTCTGGGTCGTTTTCCGGGAACGTCCGGAGACTGTTGTTGTAGTAGTGGTGATTCGAGAATTGGATGAGTTCCTCAGTGCGGCTCCGGTAGTGCCAGCGAAGATTCTTTTCCGGTAGTACAGCCGCCGTTTCTTCGAGTATACTATCGAGGTCTTCTCGGACATCTCCAGTCGTTTCGACATCAGACTGGAAGAACGAGGTCGGTGGGAGTTGTTTTGTATCGCCTGCGATGATCGCCTGGTCTGCACGGATGAGGCTACTAATAGCATCTTGTGGAACGATCTGGGATGCCTCGTCGAACACCACGGCGTCGAACTCTATCGAATCCGATTTGAGATATTGGGCGACCGACAGCGGACTCATCATAAAGCACGGAGTCAACTGGGTTATGAGCGACCCCGCTTCGTCGAACAACTCACGGAGTGGTTTATGTCGACGCTGCTTTTCAGCTTCTCGGCGGAGGAGGACTTGTTCCGAGCTGGCTGCGTGTTGCAGATTCAACGTCGGCCGTTGGTTAGTGATTAAGTGTTGGACCTCGATCTTCGCGAGTTCTTGCTGTTCTTGATCTAAGCTGCGGAAGTCCTCTAGGTACCGTTCCATCTCGTCTGCGTTGAACGACCCGAGATCCGTGTGCTCGTAGACGCTGTTGAGCCATTTCGTATAGAACCGTTTTTCGAACGCTGAAACGAGGTGCTCACTACTGTAGTCGCCTCGGAGGAACTGGTCGACATACTCCTCACAGATTGTCTCACGAACGGTATCCAACTGCGAGGCAAACTGAACACGCTGTTGGAGCTTCGAAACATCTTCTCGAAGCTCTCCAAGCAGTCCCGATAATTCAGACAGGAGGGCCTGATTGAGTGCTGTGCCATTCACAGTCATCTCTTCGACTGCCATGGCACCCTCGAAGAACTCAGCAGCCTCATCGTACTGGCTCAGTGCGTCGGTTGTCTGTTCTAGCAATGGGTCTACATTAGGGAGACTGTTATCGAGAAGTGCCTCAATCACCGGCTGTGTATCTACAGTATCAAACGTATCGAGTGTTGCCACCCAGCTTTGTGCTTCAACGAGTCCCTCCCAATCAGTATCCCCACCCTCATACAGCGGACCAAGGCGCTGGATAATTCCTTGATACTCCTCTCTCCGGTCTTCGATTCGCTGTACTTCGGCCAGCTTTCGTGTATCTTCGAGCAACTGTTCATGATCGGGGCTGTAGCCGTCTTGGGTGTGGTTCGTTAGCTTTCGTTTGAGCGACCGGTACCCCGATTTGAGTATCTTCAGGAATCCGTAGCCTGCAAGTTCGTCGTTGAGCTCTGACCCATTCGCAGAGAAGAAGCTACGATGATAGTTCTCCGAGAGGTCTCCCATGAGTTCATCACGCTCCCCTTCGAGTTCTGCAAGTTCTTCAAACCGGCCTCCCTCTAGGGCAAAGGAGCCATCGAAGAACGCCTCTTGCCACGCAATATCTGGGCGATCAGAGAGGAGGCTTACCAATTGAGTGACTTCCCGGAACTCTGTAAGTGACTGTGGTTGCAGTCCGAGCTCTGCATCAAGGGTATCACTAACAGTTTGGAGGGTGTCGATTGCAGCCAACTGCTTGTTCAACGATTGGCGCATGGAATCACCAGTGTCCACACCCCACTGCCGGAGGGTCGTATGCCGCCACGGACTCGTCTCGTAGGCGTCGATCTGGGTATCGAACCGAGCGAGGGTTTCTAACTCGTCGACCGCTGTATCGAGCGTCTCCTGTTTCACGCCCAACGGCTGTGTAATTCCAACATCAATTCGTGGTGACTTCGCGTGCTCACTTACAATTCCAAACGCTTGGTAAGCAGTCAGATTCCATCCATCCGGCGAGTAGAACAACTGTTGGCCGTATTGGTTGATCGTATCCCGTCGGTTTCGGAGCTTCTGAAGCTGTTTGGATCGACCTTTGGCTGGCTTGATTTGTGAGGCCTTGAGTTCCTGTTCGAGACTCCCGAGGACCTCCACATTGGTGGCTTTCTCCCCGTGGACTTCGAGACAGAACCGGGCGAGACCGACATTGTCGAGTCGATTTTTGACAACATCGAGTGCGGCTTGCTTTTCGCTGACGAATAAGACGCGCTCACCAGCAGCCAACTTCTCTGCAATGATATTCGAAATTGTCTGGCTCTTTCCGGTTCCCGGTGGGCCTTGTAGGACGAAGCTTTTGCCTCGTTTCGCAGCCTCGATGGCTTCCTGTTGACTCGAATCTGCATCCAATACTTGGTATGTATCGATCGGGTCGACAACATCGTCCAGTTCTGTCGCTGTCGGCGTCGTAATGTCACCTTCCGCCTCCCGGATAGGCTTCATATCACCGTTCAGCGCTTGAATGATTGGATCAGACTTAATTTGGGATCGATTGCGTTCGAGATCTGAGTATAGACTAAACTTCGTGAAGTCGAAGATCCCCAGCACGATGTCCTGTTGGATCGTCCATCGGTCGAATCCACGGAGGCTCTCGTAAACAGATGCGAAGGCAGCGTCTATCTCGTCGAGTGACAGTGCGTCGTCAGCTGGGAGACTAATACCACGTTCGGCTGCGAGCTTTTTGCGTAAGGCGGGATTTATGCGGAGTCCATCGACTTTCGGTTTGATGACGTAATCGTGTCGTTCCCCGTCTGGGTTTGTCTTCTCTACAAGTTCGACGGCAGCAAGGAACAACGGTGATCGGTTTGCCTCATCACTATAGTCGACGCTATACCATCGAAGCATCCCCAACGACAGATACAGTGACGCGACACCCCGCTCACGGAGATACTGTTTGTTATTGAGTCTAATATTGTGGAGTGAGTTGTCGGATTCATCCGGCGTCCGGCTGGATAACAACTCTTTTGGCTCTATCTCAGGCCCTTCGTCTTGGTTCTGAGTCGAATCCTCGTCCGTTTCGTCCTTGTCCGGTTGTTTCCGAATATAGAGATCTTCGCCGTTTGCGAGTTGACTGGCGATCGCTATTGGGTCGGTCTCCTCGAATGGGAGAGATTTCGTCTTTGTAGGCTTGAACGAGATGAGCTTGTTCCGACGAGTCAGATCAAGGAGTTGGGACTTCCATTCATCGATCTTCTTATCCAGTGGGCTCCCTGTCGAAGGCGAGTCTCCAACACGTTGGTCTGAGTCTTGCTCGTCGTATTCGGTGATTAAGTCGACGTTCCGGTCCCAAAATATCGGTTGATCTGATTCAGGATCGGATGTAGAACCCCTGTCCGGTTCATCTGGTTCCTCGCCACCGTCGTCTCTAGCCGTCTCCGCACCTCCAGTACTCTCCTCAGAGTTCTGCGGTTCGTCTTCTTCATTTGACCCCGCTTCATCTGGTCCGTCAGTAGCAGGTGCTGGTTCTGCAGGGAACTCTTCGAGTAGCCTCACGGCGGCCACAAGTTCCTCTTCAGAATCCACGACGATTGGAAGCGCCATCTCGGTCTGTGGGGCGATTGGAAGATAGACCTCTTCTCCCGACTCAGTGATATGCTCTCGGATGAACACTTCGAAGTCGTCGACATCGCCGAGGCGTTCAGCTGGTACGCACTGGTAGTCGGTAACTTGATTTCCGTCACCGTAGGCCCGACGGTATTCTTCCATCTTGTGGGTGTTTCGAGAGCCCTGCTGTTGACCGTAGCTTGGAGCCTCATCCGTGAGTCCACTCCCGAAGACGACGTTTTGGACTTCGGTATACCATCTGTTCATCGGGTCATCATCGTCGACACGATAGGAGGTTTGGTCGGACTCGATGAGCTCCTCGAGCAACGAGGCAAAGGTACGGAATAGGTCGTAGTACTCCGCGAGCGCATTCGCCTGCACACCATCTTCGACGACAATTCCGGTCGTTTCGTCTACTTGATCGACACCTGCTGCTTTTCGAGCCTCGAAAATCGAGTCGAAGTGTTTGTAGATAGTCGGTGAACTGAAGGGGCCGTGCTCGTTGATGTCAGTCGAAGTGGGAACTTTCCCAAGGTCAGCGGCAATCTCTTGGAGTACGTGAAGGACTTCCTCACGTGTGTAGCTCTGCTTGGATGTTCCACGCGGAGTGAGACCTGCTTTTCGAACCGCCTGTGTCCATGTATCGAAAGTATTCTCGTATTGATCAAGTGTATACGACCCTCTGTTCGTCATCTCGGCTCTCGTCGGCACTTGACCCAGTTCTTTGTTCAGCCGTCGAATTTCGTCGAGAAGGTCGTCCGAGGAGGGTTCTTGGGTCGACTTCTTTATCGTTTCGATTAGAGTTTCGGCTTTATCGCTTGCCCAAACGAGGCCCTCTCCATCACGGAAATAGTATGCATTGAGTTCCGACCGCAGATATTCCTCGACCTCACGTTCGGACGAAAACGTCCACTGAACCTGAAGCGCAGAGAGATCTGTTGGCTGCTGATTTAGAAGATCCTCAATGCGTTTTTGTTTCGTTGCCGGGATTTCTCCGTGTGAGTTCGGCACCGGCGCTCCGTCATTCACAGTTTGTGATTGGTCCGGCAGCTTATTAGTGGAACTATCTGGACTAGAAGAGTCCTCATATGCCTCTAGTTTGTCTGTACTTTGTTGCCACGCGTATTCTTCCCACTCTCCGAGGATCGACTCTGCATTCCCATCGGTAGACTGGACTGCATCGAGCAATGCTTCTAAGTCGTCTTGTTTGATGGTCTCTTGATCCCAATCGTACTCACCATCAGCATCAAGTGTGTCAATAAAGTGTGTCCCTTCTGCGAGTAGATTCTCTAAAACACCACCGTCTACCGACGTCGACATCGCAAATCCGGGGAGTGTTTCGAACCGTCGGCCAAGCGAGCAGAAGCCCGCTGCTTGCTCTAGGAGTTGCTTTCCATCCTCACGGTGAGCAGCTGCCGAATCGGTCGGTGCGATACCAACCACGTTGTAGAACATTGCATGTTTCGGAGTATCTGCAGGGTTCCGTAGCACACGGCCAATACGTTGGACGAGTGCCTGATTGACACCGCCAGTAGCCATGTTGATCGCCACCGACGCGTGTTGCATATCGACACCTTCTCCCAGCAAATCACCAGTTCCAAGAAGAATCCCAGAACTTTCGGGCTCGTCGAATTCATCGATGGTCTCACGCAGCTCTGTACGGCTTTGTGATCCAGAGACGAGATAGATCGATGCTGGATTGGCAACAACATCGTTAAGTCGAGACTCTAGTTCTTCGACTTGCGCATTGCTATCTGCGAGGACGACCACCTTCTCTGTCGTGTGATGTTGAACGACGAGGTTGATGACAGCATCCAAGACTGGCGAAAGATTCCATTTCTTGGTCCGTCGTGAGAACAATCGCGTAACTAGTTCTCGGAACTCCTCGTCTTGCTGCTTCAGTTGGTTGCCTTCCTTGGTGTGGGAAAACCGCCGTAGGTCATCGTACGTTCTGAGTCGACGATCGGTTTTGAGTGTGAGTTCTCCTTGCGTGAGGCGGGTTTGGAAGTCACGAAATGCCTGGTCTGCCCGGGTTGCGACTTTCTGTAGATCGTCCCCAACGACATCGTATGGCGCATAGTGTACTTCCCAGTCGAAGGATGGAATGACACCGTCTGTTCTCGCCTCGGAGATCGTATATCGCTTGATTTCTGGCCCAATACTGTTCGAGAGTCGTTCTTTGATGCGTTGACTATCGCTTCCAGCATCGTCGACAGAGCCGGACATCGCCAGTACATCCCCGTCGAACTCGTCGAGGAGCGATCCCCATTCAGTGCCAGTAGCGTAATGATGAGCCTCGTCAAGTAAGACTAGATCGTATGCTATCTGGTGGTCGTTCACCAGCGATTGCGGAGTCCGGAAATGAATCGTCCCCCATTGGAGTGTGATGTCGTCACTGCCCTTCGTTCGCTCCTGTGGGATATTCAAGTGTTTTTCGAATGCACGACGCCACTGTTCGAGGATGAGGTCGCTGTGGGCGACGATAAGAATGTCATCGCTTCCATTTGACTCTGATTCAGATACCAAACCACCGATTGCTTGATCGGCCGGATGTAACTCCCCA contains:
- a CDS encoding DUF5797 family protein codes for the protein MGRNIDDLVDDRARGIQSIGEEYHDAFLLKRPKTEWSTYIDDTAKDISSGIQISDLTLSKDDFGRELGTYYRRGLKKTAGRYADLPKVLEEQVDDEKLGLLAFQLNELSHEITTTDFGIDDVEKATEALIEKLLTRHVGDDLSVSFNLSGTTVSDITTQLFGNETIASNVDLLLTKFEDRASRGLLSLLDEPQMMTPLWDHQRDALQKWWKKDRRGYVDMATATGKTVLGLGAIALQYGELHPADQAIGGLVSESESNGSDDILIVAHSDLILEQWRRAFEKHLNIPQERTKGSDDITLQWGTIHFRTPQSLVNDHQIAYDLVLLDEAHHYATGTEWGSLLDEFDGDVLAMSGSVDDAGSDSQRIKERLSNSIGPEIKRYTISEARTDGVIPSFDWEVHYAPYDVVGDDLQKVATRADQAFRDFQTRLTQGELTLKTDRRLRTYDDLRRFSHTKEGNQLKQQDEEFRELVTRLFSRRTKKWNLSPVLDAVINLVVQHHTTEKVVVLADSNAQVEELESRLNDVVANPASIYLVSGSQSRTELRETIDEFDEPESSGILLGTGDLLGEGVDMQHASVAINMATGGVNQALVQRIGRVLRNPADTPKHAMFYNVVGIAPTDSAAAHREDGKQLLEQAAGFCSLGRRFETLPGFAMSTSVDGGVLENLLAEGTHFIDTLDADGEYDWDQETIKQDDLEALLDAVQSTDGNAESILGEWEEYAWQQSTDKLEAYEDSSSPDSSTNKLPDQSQTVNDGAPVPNSHGEIPATKQKRIEDLLNQQPTDLSALQVQWTFSSEREVEEYLRSELNAYYFRDGEGLVWASDKAETLIETIKKSTQEPSSDDLLDEIRRLNKELGQVPTRAEMTNRGSYTLDQYENTFDTWTQAVRKAGLTPRGTSKQSYTREEVLHVLQEIAADLGKVPTSTDINEHGPFSSPTIYKHFDSIFEARKAAGVDQVDETTGIVVEDGVQANALAEYYDLFRTFASLLEELIESDQTSYRVDDDDPMNRWYTEVQNVVFGSGLTDEAPSYGQQQGSRNTHKMEEYRRAYGDGNQVTDYQCVPAERLGDVDDFEVFIREHITESGEEVYLPIAPQTEMALPIVVDSEEELVAAVRLLEEFPAEPAPATDGPDEAGSNEEDEPQNSEESTGGAETARDDGGEEPDEPDRGSTSDPESDQPIFWDRNVDLITEYDEQDSDQRVGDSPSTGSPLDKKIDEWKSQLLDLTRRNKLISFKPTKTKSLPFEETDPIAIASQLANGEDLYIRKQPDKDETDEDSTQNQDEGPEIEPKELLSSRTPDESDNSLHNIRLNNKQYLRERGVASLYLSLGMLRWYSVDYSDEANRSPLFLAAVELVEKTNPDGERHDYVIKPKVDGLRINPALRKKLAAERGISLPADDALSLDEIDAAFASVYESLRGFDRWTIQQDIVLGIFDFTKFSLYSDLERNRSQIKSDPIIQALNGDMKPIREAEGDITTPTATELDDVVDPIDTYQVLDADSSQQEAIEAAKRGKSFVLQGPPGTGKSQTISNIIAEKLAAGERVLFVSEKQAALDVVKNRLDNVGLARFCLEVHGEKATNVEVLGSLEQELKASQIKPAKGRSKQLQKLRNRRDTINQYGQQLFYSPDGWNLTAYQAFGIVSEHAKSPRIDVGITQPLGVKQETLDTAVDELETLARFDTQIDAYETSPWRHTTLRQWGVDTGDSMRQSLNKQLAAIDTLQTVSDTLDAELGLQPQSLTEFREVTQLVSLLSDRPDIAWQEAFFDGSFALEGGRFEELAELEGERDELMGDLSENYHRSFFSANGSELNDELAGYGFLKILKSGYRSLKRKLTNHTQDGYSPDHEQLLEDTRKLAEVQRIEDRREEYQGIIQRLGPLYEGGDTDWEGLVEAQSWVATLDTFDTVDTQPVIEALLDNSLPNVDPLLEQTTDALSQYDEAAEFFEGAMAVEEMTVNGTALNQALLSELSGLLGELREDVSKLQQRVQFASQLDTVRETICEEYVDQFLRGDYSSEHLVSAFEKRFYTKWLNSVYEHTDLGSFNADEMERYLEDFRSLDQEQQELAKIEVQHLITNQRPTLNLQHAASSEQVLLRREAEKQRRHKPLRELFDEAGSLITQLTPCFMMSPLSVAQYLKSDSIEFDAVVFDEASQIVPQDAISSLIRADQAIIAGDTKQLPPTSFFQSDVETTGDVREDLDSILEETAAVLPEKNLRWHYRSRTEELIQFSNHHYYNNSLRTFPENDPDVETGVYFEYVKDGVYDRGGSRQNEIEAQRVIDLIEDHAENNSDKSLGVIAFSSAQEQAIRDALIERREENAVLDAFVSQDDVLDEFFIKNLEMVQGDERDRMIFSVGYGPAEDGTISTNFGPLNKSGGERRLNVAVTRAKEKITVVCSMQPGDIDLSGSNSTGAQDFKNYLEYAQKGTQALQRNDQVTTTLDFDSQFEEAVYEALEAEGHDVVSQVQSSSYSIDLAIKHPEQPGKFVLGIECDGAAYHSSKTARDRDRTRQMVLEDLGWTIHRIWSPDWTSNREQQIKQITEKIDSLVAGKSESTTEDVPKHEPEAVASKSKFDHEGLAEYVEPSLEWSDRYSVDLRGQNNANLNAIEDTVTQNGPIEYKTAMQTFLDVWSQSRAGKKIQRIFKSGVSELKRQNKIYERDGFLWPNRHDLEFRVRVNTESATRTIGEIPTEEIAKAVAILLKEGGTMTRDDLVLETSRLIGYQRRGKRIEERVQGAIELLEDRGAVSQTSSGNQTHHSDANIDAELLSRIY